A region from the Romeriopsis navalis LEGE 11480 genome encodes:
- a CDS encoding acyl-CoA desaturase codes for MTIATQQKLKISWHFVAIISIVHIGAFLAFLNFSWQGLALALVLHWVTGGLGITLGWHRLISHRSFQVPKWLEYFFVFCGSLAMQGGPIWWVGLHRHHHLYSDQNVDHHDSNKGFWWSHMGWMFHEVPAVKEIPRFTKDIANDPVYRFFDNFFFPMQIVLGFVLFAIGGWNFVLWGIFARLMMVYHCTWLVNSATHMFGYQSHESNDNSRNCWWVAVLTYGEGWHNNHHAYQYSARHGLQWWEIDMTWMTISLLRTLGLARKVKLPSADA; via the coding sequence ATGACCATTGCAACGCAACAAAAACTGAAAATTTCATGGCACTTTGTCGCCATAATTTCGATCGTGCATATCGGGGCATTCCTGGCGTTCTTGAACTTCTCGTGGCAGGGTTTGGCCTTGGCCTTGGTGCTGCATTGGGTGACGGGTGGCTTAGGCATTACCCTGGGCTGGCATCGACTGATTTCGCATCGGAGTTTTCAAGTGCCGAAATGGCTGGAATACTTCTTCGTCTTTTGTGGCAGCTTAGCTATGCAGGGTGGTCCGATCTGGTGGGTCGGTTTGCACCGTCATCATCACCTTTACTCGGATCAAAATGTGGATCACCATGATTCCAACAAAGGTTTCTGGTGGAGCCATATGGGCTGGATGTTCCATGAAGTCCCAGCCGTGAAGGAAATTCCCCGCTTCACCAAAGATATTGCCAATGATCCGGTTTATCGCTTCTTCGACAACTTCTTCTTCCCGATGCAAATTGTTTTGGGATTCGTGTTGTTTGCGATCGGTGGCTGGAACTTTGTCCTTTGGGGTATCTTTGCCCGGTTAATGATGGTCTATCACTGTACTTGGTTGGTGAATAGTGCCACGCATATGTTTGGTTATCAGAGCCACGAATCGAACGATAACTCCCGTAATTGCTGGTGGGTTGCCGTCCTAACCTACGGTGAAGGCTGGCATAACAACCACCACGCTTACCAATACTCGGCTCGTCATGGCTTGCAGTGGTGGGAAATCGATATGACTTGGATGACCATTTCCTTGCTCCGAACCTTAGGTTTGGCGAGAAAAGTCAAGTTACCGAGTGCGGATGCTTAG
- a CDS encoding acyl-CoA desaturase has translation MTIATQRKLPISWHVVALIGAVHVGALMAFLPGNFRWSGLALAIVLHWVTGGLGITLGWHRLVSHRSFQVPKWLEYFFVFCGTLSMQGGPTWWVGLHRHHHLYSDQNVDQHDSNKGFWWSHMGWMLHEVPALKDIARYTKDIANDPVYRFFDNYFLPLQIALGLVLYLIGGWPFVLWGIFVRLVLVYHCTWLVNSATHMFGYKSHESHDNSRNCWWVALLTYGEGWHNNHHAFQYSARHGLKWWEFDMTWIMIRTLQACGLAKKVKLPMADSSR, from the coding sequence ATGACCATCGCAACGCAACGTAAACTTCCGATTTCATGGCATGTGGTTGCCTTAATCGGTGCGGTACATGTCGGTGCCTTAATGGCATTTTTACCCGGTAACTTTCGCTGGTCGGGACTGGCCCTGGCCATTGTGCTGCACTGGGTGACCGGGGGGTTGGGGATTACACTCGGTTGGCACCGGTTAGTTTCTCACCGCAGTTTTCAAGTGCCGAAATGGTTGGAATATTTTTTCGTGTTCTGCGGCACGTTATCGATGCAAGGTGGGCCAACTTGGTGGGTCGGCTTGCATCGTCACCACCATCTGTACTCTGATCAAAACGTTGATCAACATGACTCCAATAAGGGGTTTTGGTGGAGTCATATGGGGTGGATGCTGCATGAAGTGCCTGCATTGAAGGATATTGCCCGCTACACCAAAGACATCGCGAATGATCCGGTTTATCGCTTCTTTGATAACTATTTCTTACCATTGCAAATTGCCTTGGGTCTTGTGTTGTATCTAATTGGCGGTTGGCCGTTTGTGTTGTGGGGGATTTTCGTCCGTTTGGTGTTGGTATATCACTGCACTTGGCTTGTGAATAGTGCGACGCACATGTTTGGCTATAAGAGCCATGAGTCGCATGATAATTCCCGGAACTGCTGGTGGGTCGCGCTATTGACCTATGGTGAAGGCTGGCATAATAATCACCATGCGTTTCAATATTCAGCACGCCATGGTTTGAAATGGTGGGAATTTGATATGACTTGGATCATGATCCGAACTTTGCAGGCTTGTGGGTTGGCGAAGAAGGTGAAGCTGCCAATGGCTGATTCAAGCCGTTAA
- a CDS encoding glutamate-5-semialdehyde dehydrogenase has translation MSANSAIQQATEAANVLRTASSEQRTAAIQAMAEQLLKQQDAILEANTLDLETSREMAISNRLLEWLKLTPERLQKVIDDLLTLSRLPDPIGRVVATSQPSVHGQTFTELLPLGVIAFVHESLPDLAAIAAGLCMRSGNSLLLRGSQEARQTNLAIFQVLQSAIIETDLPADSLIDLAAQEDYSLRDFFCTEHQPNLVIPYGRPSWVQQTVRQCNAPILQTAIGNCYLYWSASGSLEKVRNAILDSHRTQPDAVNGIEKVLVHPQLKQSSLGMLWNSLRENGFEIRGDEHFVNEFPDLTLVEPSEWRQSYLQKTVAFKLVDRLEDAAAWMNQYSSGHANCIVTDSYTKSQKFAQQVNSTFIYINESPRFHRLDPGEKQVFLGISKQKGSHRGAIGVESLMTTKQIILGNCST, from the coding sequence GTGTCAGCGAATAGCGCAATTCAACAAGCGACCGAAGCCGCCAACGTCCTCCGCACTGCCTCCAGCGAGCAGCGCACGGCCGCAATTCAAGCCATGGCGGAACAATTGCTCAAGCAGCAAGATGCCATTTTAGAAGCCAATACGCTTGATTTAGAAACGAGTCGTGAGATGGCCATCTCCAATCGCCTGCTGGAATGGCTCAAATTGACGCCTGAACGCCTCCAAAAAGTGATTGATGATCTGTTGACACTCAGTCGTCTACCCGATCCAATTGGCCGTGTTGTCGCCACCAGTCAACCCAGTGTTCATGGCCAAACATTTACCGAACTGCTCCCCCTTGGGGTGATTGCCTTTGTACATGAATCCCTGCCCGATTTAGCCGCCATTGCCGCTGGGCTTTGTATGCGAAGCGGCAATAGTTTACTACTGCGTGGAAGCCAAGAAGCGCGTCAAACCAATTTGGCAATTTTCCAGGTGCTTCAAAGTGCGATCATCGAAACGGATTTACCGGCAGATAGTCTAATTGATTTGGCGGCCCAGGAAGATTACTCGCTACGTGACTTCTTTTGCACCGAACACCAACCCAATTTAGTTATCCCCTATGGTCGCCCCAGTTGGGTACAACAAACAGTCCGGCAGTGTAATGCCCCCATTCTCCAAACTGCCATTGGCAATTGTTACCTGTATTGGTCCGCATCGGGCAGTCTCGAAAAAGTCCGCAATGCGATTCTGGACAGTCATCGCACCCAACCCGATGCGGTCAATGGAATTGAAAAAGTATTGGTCCATCCACAACTCAAACAATCCAGCCTCGGAATGCTGTGGAACAGTCTGCGGGAAAATGGATTTGAAATTCGGGGCGATGAACATTTCGTGAATGAATTTCCGGATCTGACACTGGTCGAACCCAGCGAATGGCGACAATCTTATCTCCAAAAAACTGTCGCTTTCAAATTAGTCGATCGACTCGAAGATGCCGCCGCTTGGATGAACCAGTACAGCAGTGGTCATGCAAACTGTATCGTCACAGATTCCTATACAAAATCCCAGAAATTCGCGCAGCAGGTAAATAGTACATTCATCTACATCAATGAATCACCCCGGTTTCATCGGCTTGATCCAGGGGAGAAACAAGTCTTCCTCGGCATTTCAAAACAGAAGGGTAGCCACCGTGGCGCGATCGGGGTAGAAAGCCTCATGACCACCAAACAAATTATTTTGGGAAATTGTTCAACCTAA
- a CDS encoding alpha/beta fold hydrolase — MIVKPVNAVSVAAKSTGSQTVIDADGQELAGLDWTWQGHQIRYVCAGTGQPMLLLHGFGASIGHWKKNITAFAAAGYRVYVLDLLGFGASDKPAIDYSMELWQSLVYDFWQAFVQQPAVLVGNSIGGLLTMMLLANHPEMATRGILLNPAGGLNHRPDELNPLLGAVLGTFSKLTRSEWLGPWLFDRVRQKSRIRSSLKQIYCDRSAITDELVEMLYRPSCDPGAQKVFAAILSAPPGPRPSELLPRLPVPLLVLWGEDDPWTPIQASSMYAMHQGEKSVEVIVIPRTGHCPHDERPELVNPCILDWLRQQGLPAGSADRI, encoded by the coding sequence GTGATTGTTAAGCCTGTGAATGCGGTGTCGGTGGCTGCGAAAAGTACGGGGAGCCAAACTGTAATCGATGCCGATGGGCAGGAATTGGCAGGCTTGGATTGGACTTGGCAAGGGCATCAAATCCGCTATGTCTGCGCTGGAACGGGGCAACCCATGCTTTTGCTCCACGGATTTGGGGCATCGATCGGCCATTGGAAGAAGAATATTACGGCCTTTGCGGCGGCGGGATATCGTGTATACGTGCTGGATTTGTTAGGGTTTGGCGCATCGGACAAACCGGCGATTGATTACAGTATGGAGCTCTGGCAGTCGTTGGTATATGACTTTTGGCAGGCTTTTGTGCAACAGCCCGCGGTGCTGGTGGGTAATTCGATCGGTGGATTGTTGACCATGATGCTGTTAGCTAACCATCCAGAAATGGCGACCCGTGGAATTTTGCTTAACCCCGCTGGCGGCCTGAATCATCGCCCCGACGAACTCAATCCGCTTTTAGGGGCAGTGCTGGGAACGTTCTCGAAGTTGACCCGCTCTGAGTGGTTAGGGCCGTGGCTATTCGATCGAGTCCGCCAGAAATCGCGGATTCGCAGTAGTTTGAAGCAGATTTATTGCGATCGCTCGGCGATCACCGATGAGTTAGTGGAGATGCTATATCGTCCCTCCTGTGATCCGGGTGCCCAGAAAGTCTTTGCGGCAATTTTGAGTGCCCCCCCAGGACCGCGACCCAGCGAACTCCTGCCACGTTTGCCGGTGCCGTTATTGGTGTTGTGGGGCGAGGATGATCCGTGGACCCCGATTCAGGCTTCATCGATGTATGCGATGCATCAAGGTGAAAAATCAGTGGAGGTCATTGTAATTCCGCGGACAGGGCATTGTCCCCATGATGAACGGCCGGAATTGGTTAACCCCTGCATCTTGGATTGGTTGCGCCAACAGGGATTGCCAGCAGGTTCCGCGGATCGGATTTGA
- a CDS encoding tetratricopeptide repeat protein: MSRCERETVVPDRLINAAAPDQLDAESIDCQAVGETLRCQEADELLRLSMSAQKNQDHQTAVKLLKQAQSIYWELSDAVGQEKVLSMLGVSCYHLGDYKTAIHYSQRSLDVSPPSPPSPGAVRTLSTLGNAYRHITDYEQAIAYQQRSLELAQRIEDQAGAMAALNNLGLAYKSFGQHDQAITVEKQALALAQQLQAHNVEVQVLKNLGNAYYSKGDYEQAIAYYEMRLALSRQLGDQRLETQILRNLSNACHAIDDLERAMQFAQSCLELSQQMGDLYLQAQMLASLGVFNTALGHLQAALTAYENRLSVARKLHDLKLVSEVLGSLKNTCYAIGDYAKADEYTLQQLSLLQGAAV, encoded by the coding sequence ATGTCTCGTTGCGAGCGGGAAACGGTCGTTCCTGATCGATTGATCAACGCTGCCGCGCCGGATCAACTAGATGCTGAGTCTATAGATTGTCAAGCTGTCGGCGAAACGCTGCGGTGTCAAGAAGCAGATGAATTGTTGCGTTTGAGTATGTCAGCGCAGAAAAATCAAGATCATCAGACGGCGGTCAAGTTGCTGAAACAAGCCCAGAGTATCTACTGGGAGTTGTCAGATGCAGTTGGGCAAGAGAAGGTGCTGTCGATGCTTGGGGTGAGTTGCTACCACCTGGGCGACTACAAAACAGCCATTCACTATTCGCAGCGGAGTTTAGATGTTTCGCCGCCGAGTCCGCCCAGTCCTGGAGCCGTCCGAACTTTGAGCACGTTGGGCAATGCCTATCGGCATATCACGGATTATGAGCAGGCGATCGCTTATCAACAGCGTAGTTTAGAACTTGCACAGCGGATTGAAGATCAAGCCGGTGCAATGGCCGCGCTCAATAATTTAGGTTTAGCCTACAAATCATTTGGTCAGCATGACCAAGCGATCACGGTGGAAAAACAGGCACTTGCTTTAGCGCAGCAATTGCAGGCGCATAACGTGGAAGTCCAGGTGCTTAAGAATCTTGGTAATGCTTATTACAGTAAAGGTGATTATGAGCAGGCAATCGCTTATTACGAAATGCGTTTGGCCCTATCAAGGCAGCTGGGTGATCAACGTTTAGAAACCCAAATTCTGCGAAATCTTTCTAATGCTTGCCATGCGATCGATGATTTAGAGCGAGCGATGCAATTCGCCCAATCTTGTTTAGAGTTATCTCAACAAATGGGCGACCTCTACTTGCAAGCCCAAATGCTGGCCAGTCTCGGTGTATTTAATACTGCCTTGGGGCATTTGCAAGCCGCGTTGACCGCCTACGAAAATCGGTTATCTGTGGCGCGTAAACTACACGATTTGAAGTTGGTGAGTGAAGTTTTGGGGAGCTTAAAAAATACTTGCTACGCAATTGGTGATTACGCCAAAGCGGATGAATATACGTTGCAGCAGCTGTCATTGCTCCAAGGAGCCGCAGTTTAG
- a CDS encoding ATP-binding protein, with amino-acid sequence MTSIAAPETTLYDLASTAEPSPGALQINPATFKSMVSSLFDLMIEQGVPAWVWIKLPRGDSWQSEIERVVAQADHLKGISVFRSIAEDSGDADGDGPPSFVNSVLPNQFQKSSVHSIQLPFENPLKGEFLVLVWSEQMTALLAAKRSRSSRSISEAVTPTSELGVHSADESSERKTPLLATCLLEAEAVKRAVFRMAELVQQPNYEMLGDDVPLPELAQEWQQAAALTSSLTPALESASVLLGKHIQRQEELWQRSMTYRKQAELVNVLQLQNEELTSTVRSKDEFLSMVGQQLRTPLTNMKTALTLLNSPNIKPPQRQRYMDLLTKECDRQGSLIGSLLDLVSLDQMAERKTLEPIKLVDVVPGVVSTYQPLSEEKGVRLAYTIPEGLPAVANLTPWLRQIVVNLLHNGIKFTPRGGQVWVRAKQQGDYLQLEFKDTGVGIPVHEIPKIFDRFYRVRQVSGEDEGGAGLGLTIVQQLLLRCGGSISVKSRPGEGSIFNVLLPVYKDSLDSAADNMIS; translated from the coding sequence ATGACCTCGATTGCCGCCCCTGAGACAACTTTGTACGACCTTGCTAGTACCGCCGAGCCATCCCCTGGGGCGTTGCAAATTAATCCTGCAACCTTCAAGTCAATGGTGAGTAGCTTGTTTGATTTAATGATCGAACAAGGTGTGCCGGCATGGGTCTGGATTAAATTACCCCGGGGCGATTCCTGGCAATCGGAAATTGAGCGAGTGGTGGCTCAGGCCGATCACTTAAAGGGAATTTCGGTATTTCGGAGTATTGCGGAAGATAGTGGTGATGCGGACGGTGATGGGCCACCCAGTTTTGTGAATTCGGTGTTGCCGAACCAATTCCAGAAATCTTCTGTGCATTCGATTCAGTTGCCGTTTGAGAATCCCCTGAAGGGTGAGTTTTTAGTCTTGGTGTGGTCGGAGCAGATGACGGCTCTGCTGGCCGCGAAACGCAGCCGATCGTCGCGATCGATTTCGGAAGCTGTGACGCCGACATCAGAGTTGGGTGTGCATAGTGCGGATGAATCGTCCGAACGAAAGACGCCCTTGTTAGCGACCTGCTTGCTGGAAGCTGAGGCGGTGAAGCGGGCAGTGTTCCGGATGGCCGAGCTCGTACAGCAGCCAAACTATGAAATGTTAGGAGACGATGTGCCGTTGCCGGAATTGGCGCAGGAGTGGCAGCAGGCAGCGGCATTGACATCTTCGTTGACGCCCGCTTTGGAGTCGGCCTCGGTGTTATTGGGCAAGCATATCCAGCGTCAAGAAGAGCTGTGGCAGCGTTCGATGACCTATCGCAAGCAGGCAGAACTGGTCAACGTACTGCAGCTGCAAAACGAAGAGTTGACCAGTACCGTGCGCTCGAAAGATGAGTTTTTGAGTATGGTCGGTCAGCAGCTGCGGACGCCGTTGACTAATATGAAGACGGCTTTGACCCTGCTTAATTCACCGAATATCAAGCCCCCGCAGCGACAGCGCTATATGGATCTCTTGACCAAAGAGTGCGATCGTCAAGGGTCATTGATTGGCAGTCTGTTGGACCTCGTCAGTTTGGATCAGATGGCTGAGCGTAAAACCCTTGAGCCGATTAAGTTGGTTGATGTTGTGCCGGGCGTGGTGAGTACCTATCAGCCCTTGTCTGAAGAAAAGGGTGTGCGTTTGGCTTATACGATTCCCGAAGGCTTACCGGCGGTGGCGAATTTGACGCCGTGGCTGCGGCAGATTGTGGTCAACTTGTTGCACAACGGGATTAAATTTACACCCCGTGGTGGTCAAGTTTGGGTGCGAGCGAAACAGCAAGGTGACTACCTGCAGTTGGAATTCAAGGACACGGGGGTGGGGATTCCGGTGCATGAGATTCCGAAAATCTTCGATCGGTTTTACCGGGTCCGTCAGGTGAGCGGTGAGGACGAAGGTGGCGCGGGTCTGGGCCTGACAATCGTGCAGCAGTTGTTGCTGCGCTGTGGTGGTTCTATTTCGGTGAAAAGCCGTCCTGGTGAGGGATCAATCTTTAATGTATTGCTGCCGGTCTACAAGGATTCCTTAGATAGTGCGGCGGATAACATGATTTCCTAG
- a CDS encoding CRR6 family NdhI maturation factor, whose protein sequence is MTVTIDLSTAQIHRIDITAAAKIIQPLLDDLTANEQQVQFQIDWEREDGDPRELSEIPELRLWFIRLDAEYPWLPFFLDWKAGELARYVAMLVPHQFHPKDGVQFNPEALEIFVMRRVFVLMNWLRAQGIEGRSRIKAMTQMLGYELEDGFFDLLGF, encoded by the coding sequence ATGACCGTCACGATCGACCTCAGCACTGCACAAATTCATCGCATTGATATTACGGCGGCGGCGAAAATTATTCAGCCCTTGCTGGACGATTTAACGGCGAATGAGCAGCAGGTGCAGTTTCAGATTGATTGGGAACGTGAAGACGGTGATCCACGTGAGCTATCGGAAATTCCGGAGTTACGTCTATGGTTTATTCGTTTAGATGCGGAATATCCTTGGTTGCCGTTTTTCCTCGATTGGAAAGCGGGCGAATTAGCGCGTTATGTGGCGATGTTGGTCCCGCACCAGTTTCATCCGAAGGATGGGGTGCAGTTTAATCCGGAGGCGCTCGAAATCTTTGTCATGCGGCGGGTGTTTGTCCTGATGAATTGGTTACGTGCGCAAGGCATTGAAGGTCGATCGCGGATTAAAGCGATGACCCAGATGCTGGGCTATGAATTAGAAGATGGTTTCTTTGATCTACTTGGGTTTTAA
- a CDS encoding 5-formyltetrahydrofolate cyclo-ligase: protein MRRQWLAQRRALTVTDWQQRSAQICSQLRQFSGYAAAQTVLTYSSYRQEPDLHALLADSHKTWGFPRCVGRDLVWHRFDPVRHQLQPGAFGILEPDALMPQLVAAQVDLILVPCVGGDRQGWRLGYGGGFYDRLLLDPDWAKIPTIGITFDEMFVESLPVDPWDQPLQAFCTETAVYPRLAVS from the coding sequence TTGCGCCGGCAGTGGTTGGCCCAACGCCGAGCGTTGACTGTCACTGATTGGCAGCAGCGCAGTGCGCAAATTTGTAGCCAATTACGTCAGTTCTCGGGGTATGCCGCGGCACAGACAGTCTTGACCTACAGCAGTTATCGTCAGGAACCAGATCTACATGCTTTACTCGCTGATTCCCATAAGACGTGGGGGTTTCCGCGTTGTGTTGGCCGTGATTTAGTGTGGCATCGGTTTGATCCCGTAAGGCATCAGTTGCAGCCGGGGGCATTTGGCATTTTGGAGCCGGATGCCCTAATGCCGCAGTTGGTCGCGGCGCAGGTGGATTTAATTTTGGTGCCTTGTGTCGGCGGTGATCGCCAAGGTTGGCGCTTAGGTTATGGCGGTGGATTTTATGATCGCTTACTACTGGATCCTGATTGGGCAAAGATTCCAACGATCGGGATCACGTTTGACGAAATGTTTGTGGAATCTTTGCCGGTTGATCCTTGGGATCAGCCTCTACAGGCTTTCTGTACTGAAACGGCTGTTTACCCGCGGTTAGCGGTAAGCTGA
- a CDS encoding 2-phosphosulfolactate phosphatase family protein: MKISVFHTPELVPDEVTADCAIAIDVLRATTTMAAALANGADSIQFFSDLDELQRVSESWDAGKRLRAGERGGQKVEHFDLGNSPLECTPDLVRDRRLFISTTNGTRALKKIQTAPIVLTAALTNRETVVRYLLEKQPETVWIVGAGWEGTFALEDTVCAGAIAQRLADQMGCKIGELSGNDELIDAVTLYRHWQTELLELFHHASHGKRLVRLDGHADLKYCSELDTVDILPIQGETGVLVRG, translated from the coding sequence ATGAAAATTTCTGTCTTCCATACCCCGGAATTGGTGCCAGATGAAGTGACAGCAGATTGCGCGATCGCGATTGATGTTTTGCGCGCAACCACGACGATGGCTGCAGCTCTGGCGAATGGAGCAGATTCAATCCAGTTCTTTAGCGATTTAGATGAGTTACAGCGTGTCAGCGAGTCTTGGGATGCGGGTAAGCGTTTGCGCGCGGGTGAACGTGGTGGCCAGAAAGTAGAGCATTTTGACTTGGGTAACTCGCCCTTGGAATGTACGCCGGATTTAGTGCGTGATCGGCGCCTGTTTATCAGTACAACCAATGGTACAAGGGCGTTAAAAAAGATCCAGACTGCCCCGATCGTTTTGACCGCCGCGTTGACAAACCGTGAAACTGTGGTGCGCTATCTCTTAGAAAAACAACCTGAGACGGTCTGGATTGTGGGTGCGGGTTGGGAAGGGACATTCGCCTTGGAAGATACCGTCTGTGCGGGGGCAATTGCCCAGCGCCTAGCCGATCAGATGGGCTGTAAAATTGGTGAACTGAGTGGTAATGATGAGCTCATTGATGCGGTCACGCTCTATCGCCATTGGCAAACGGAATTACTGGAGCTGTTCCATCATGCCAGCCACGGCAAGCGCTTAGTGCGGTTGGATGGCCATGCTGATCTGAAGTATTGTTCTGAGCTTGATACGGTTGATATTCTGCCAATTCAAGGTGAAACGGGCGTCTTGGTGCGGGGATAG
- a CDS encoding class I SAM-dependent methyltransferase, translated as MYKNQLGLAEPLHNYIIRHANAEPPLLAQLREETSTHPQARMQISPEQGHLLAMLIRLMGAKRALEVGVFTGYSSLAVVMALPEDGYMVACDISRSFTKTARHYWQQAGVEHKVDLRIAPALATLDQLIQENVEPFDFAFIDADKGNYENYYERTLQLMRTGGLIVVDNTLWSGRVADPTDQDKITRTLRQFNQVVAQDERVDVLMLPIGDGLTLAYKK; from the coding sequence ATGTACAAGAACCAACTGGGCCTTGCGGAGCCGCTACACAATTACATTATTCGTCATGCGAATGCTGAGCCACCGCTATTAGCCCAGTTACGCGAAGAGACTAGTACGCATCCCCAGGCGAGGATGCAAATTTCGCCGGAGCAAGGCCATTTGTTGGCGATGTTAATTCGGTTAATGGGGGCCAAGCGAGCACTGGAAGTCGGGGTGTTTACGGGCTATAGTTCGCTGGCTGTGGTGATGGCCTTGCCCGAGGATGGTTATATGGTGGCCTGCGACATTAGCCGCTCGTTCACCAAAACCGCACGACATTACTGGCAGCAGGCGGGCGTGGAGCATAAGGTTGATCTACGAATTGCGCCGGCGTTAGCAACCCTTGATCAGCTGATCCAAGAAAATGTTGAGCCCTTTGATTTTGCGTTTATTGATGCGGATAAGGGGAACTATGAAAACTACTATGAGCGTACGCTCCAACTCATGCGGACGGGGGGATTGATTGTCGTGGACAATACCTTATGGTCGGGACGAGTGGCGGATCCGACAGATCAAGACAAAATCACCCGCACCTTGAGGCAGTTCAATCAAGTCGTGGCCCAAGATGAGCGTGTGGACGTTTTGATGCTGCCGATCGGTGACGGGTTAACCTTGGCCTATAAAAAATAA
- the guaA gene encoding glutamine-hydrolyzing GMP synthase — translation MTTTTDSSVLSASETNGASLGALDRQMIVILDFGSQYSELIARRIRETQVYSEVLSYRTTIEQLKKLNPAGIILSGGPSSVYDAGAPQCDPGIWQLGIPVMGVCYGMQLMVQQLGGGVERAERGEYGKASIAIDDPTDLLTNVDPGSTMWMSHGDSVTDMPDGFELLAHTDNTPCAAIANHTQKFYGVQFHPEVVHSIGGQAMIRNFVYHICECQPTWTTEAFVDEAVREVRARVGDKRVLLALSGGVDSSTLAFLLHRAIGSQLTCMFIDQGFMRKGEPERLMKLFKDQFHISVEYVMARERFIGAIAGVDDPEQKRKIIGHEFIRVFEEESKRLGPFDYLAQGTLYPDVIESADTNVDPKTGERVAVKIKSHHNVGGLPKDLQFKLIEPLRKLFKDEVRNVGRSIDLPEEIVNRQPFPGPGLAIRILGPVDDEKLNILRDADLIVRQEINKAGLYNDIWQAFAVLLPVRSVGVMGDQRTYAYPIVLRIVSSEDGMTADWARIPYDLMEIISNRIVNEVDGVNRVVYDITSKPPGTIEWE, via the coding sequence GTGACTACCACCACTGATTCTTCGGTTTTGTCGGCATCGGAAACTAATGGCGCGAGTTTAGGAGCACTCGACCGACAGATGATTGTGATTCTGGATTTTGGTTCGCAGTATTCGGAGCTGATTGCCCGGCGAATTCGGGAAACTCAAGTTTATTCGGAAGTACTGTCTTATCGCACCACGATTGAGCAGCTGAAAAAGCTGAATCCAGCTGGGATCATTTTGTCCGGTGGGCCAAGTTCGGTATATGACGCCGGGGCGCCGCAGTGTGATCCGGGTATCTGGCAGCTGGGGATCCCGGTAATGGGTGTTTGCTATGGTATGCAACTGATGGTGCAGCAGCTCGGCGGTGGGGTCGAGCGGGCCGAGCGGGGTGAATATGGTAAAGCCAGTATTGCGATCGATGATCCGACGGATTTGCTGACTAATGTGGATCCTGGTTCGACGATGTGGATGAGTCACGGCGATTCAGTCACCGATATGCCGGATGGGTTTGAGCTGTTGGCCCATACAGACAATACGCCTTGCGCGGCGATCGCCAACCATACGCAGAAGTTTTATGGTGTGCAGTTCCACCCTGAGGTGGTGCATTCGATCGGCGGTCAGGCGATGATTCGCAATTTTGTGTATCACATCTGTGAATGTCAGCCGACTTGGACGACGGAAGCCTTTGTGGATGAGGCGGTGCGTGAAGTGCGGGCCAGGGTTGGTGATAAGCGGGTGCTGTTGGCGCTCTCCGGTGGTGTGGATTCTTCCACCTTGGCGTTCTTATTGCACCGGGCGATCGGCAGTCAGTTGACCTGCATGTTTATTGACCAAGGCTTTATGCGCAAGGGGGAGCCGGAAAGGTTGATGAAGCTGTTCAAAGACCAGTTCCATATTTCGGTGGAATATGTCATGGCGCGGGAGCGATTTATTGGGGCGATCGCCGGCGTTGATGACCCGGAGCAGAAGCGCAAGATTATTGGCCACGAATTTATTCGGGTGTTTGAGGAGGAGTCGAAGCGGTTAGGGCCGTTTGACTATTTGGCTCAGGGGACGCTTTATCCGGATGTGATCGAGTCGGCTGATACCAATGTTGATCCGAAGACCGGTGAACGGGTCGCGGTGAAGATTAAGAGCCACCACAATGTGGGTGGGTTGCCGAAGGACTTGCAGTTCAAGCTGATTGAACCGCTGCGGAAGTTGTTCAAGGACGAAGTGCGGAATGTGGGGCGATCGATTGATTTGCCTGAGGAAATTGTTAATCGTCAGCCCTTCCCGGGTCCGGGGTTAGCCATTCGGATTCTGGGTCCTGTGGATGATGAGAAGCTGAATATTCTGCGTGATGCGGATTTGATTGTGCGCCAGGAGATTAATAAAGCCGGTCTCTACAACGATATTTGGCAGGCATTTGCGGTGCTGCTGCCGGTGCGCAGTGTGGGTGTGATGGGCGATCAGCGCACCTATGCTTACCCGATCGTTTTGCGGATCGTCAGTAGTGAGGATGGCATGACGGCGGATTGGGCGCGGATTCCCTATGACTTGATGGAGATTATTTCCAACCGGATTGTGAATGAAGTGGATGGGGTCAACCGCGTGGTCTATGACATTACGTCGAAGCCCCCTGGAACGATCGAGTGGGAATAA